The Polyangia bacterium genome has a segment encoding these proteins:
- a CDS encoding type VI secretion system accessory protein TagJ, which yields MTAEESVRAGRLDDALADLQARVRKQPSDGKLRVFLFQLLAVMGQWDRALTQLKVASDIDPSTVAMLKTYQEALKCEVLRGEVFAGHKTPLLFGKPAEWMALVVQALKLTAEEKFDEAATLREKAFEGAPATTGKINDQPFAWIADADPRLGPLLEAIVNGRYYWIPFSRLREVTIEKPIDLRDVAWTPASLTFANAGQTVAFIPTRYPGSETSKDPRAVMARSTEWVERPGATYLGLGQRLLATDAGEFPLMDVRTIQLDVVDDGAADEASAERAESPA from the coding sequence ATGACCGCCGAGGAAAGTGTTCGTGCCGGACGTCTTGACGATGCCCTGGCAGATCTGCAGGCCCGGGTGCGTAAGCAACCGTCCGACGGCAAGCTCCGCGTTTTTCTGTTCCAGCTCCTGGCGGTGATGGGGCAGTGGGACCGCGCGCTGACCCAGCTGAAAGTGGCGTCCGACATTGATCCGTCGACAGTGGCCATGCTGAAGACGTATCAAGAAGCGTTGAAGTGCGAGGTTCTGCGCGGCGAGGTGTTCGCCGGCCACAAGACGCCGCTGCTGTTCGGAAAACCCGCCGAGTGGATGGCGCTGGTTGTGCAGGCGCTGAAGCTGACCGCCGAGGAGAAATTCGACGAGGCGGCCACTTTGCGCGAGAAGGCCTTCGAGGGCGCGCCTGCCACAACAGGCAAGATCAACGACCAGCCGTTCGCCTGGATCGCCGACGCGGATCCGCGCCTGGGCCCGCTGCTGGAGGCGATCGTCAACGGACGTTACTACTGGATTCCGTTTTCGCGGCTGCGCGAGGTGACCATCGAAAAGCCGATCGACCTGCGTGACGTGGCCTGGACGCCGGCGAGCCTGACGTTCGCCAACGCCGGCCAGACGGTGGCGTTCATCCCGACGCGCTATCCAGGGTCCGAAACGTCGAAAGATCCGCGCGCGGTGATGGCCCGCAGCACGGAGTGGGTCGAGCGGCCGGGCGCGACGTACCTTGGTCTCGGCCAGCGGCTCTTGGCCACCGACGCGGGCGAGTTTCCGTTGATGGACGTGCGGACCATCCAGCTTGACGTCGTCGACGACGGAGCGGCGGACGAGGCGTCGGCGGAACGAGCGGAGTCGCCCGCCTAG
- a CDS encoding type VI secretion system tube protein Hcp has protein sequence MAVDMFMKIDDIKGESVDKTHKDEIQVLAWSWGMSQSGTTHAGPGGGAGKVNVQDLSFTKYIDTSSPNLIKMCCNGKHFKQALLTVRKAGEHPLEYLKIKLLDVLISNVSTGGSGGEDRLTENVTLNFGKFEVIYTPQTATGAGGAAIPVTWNIPANTDSIA, from the coding sequence ATGGCCGTCGATATGTTCATGAAGATTGATGACATCAAGGGTGAGTCCGTCGATAAGACGCACAAGGATGAGATACAGGTTCTGGCGTGGAGTTGGGGCATGTCCCAGTCCGGAACCACTCACGCGGGCCCCGGCGGTGGCGCGGGCAAGGTGAACGTTCAGGATCTGTCGTTCACCAAGTACATCGACACCTCCTCGCCCAACCTGATCAAGATGTGCTGCAACGGCAAGCACTTCAAGCAGGCGCTGCTAACGGTGCGCAAGGCTGGTGAGCACCCGCTCGAGTACCTGAAGATCAAGCTGCTGGACGTCCTCATCTCGAACGTCTCCACCGGCGGCAGCGGCGGCGAGGATCGTCTGACCGAGAACGTCACCCTGAACTTCGGCAAGTTCGAGGTCATCTACACGCCGCAGACGGCGACCGGAGCTGGCGGCGCGGCCATCCCGGTGACCTGGAACATCCCGGCCAACACCGACAGCATCGCCTAA
- the tssC gene encoding type VI secretion system contractile sheath large subunit: MAELEQSKEAAAGATGETSEFASLLQKQFKPQSDRAREEVESAVRTLAQQALEKTTVIGSDVVESINAMIAEIDKKMSQQINAIVHHPDFQQLESAWRGLHHLVNNTETDEMLKIRVMNISKKELHKTLRKFKGAAWDQSPVFKRLYEEEFGQLGGEPYGCLVGDYYFDHNAPDVELLGEVSKIAAAIHAPFISGTAPGLFQMESWSELSNPRDLTKIFSTPEYAGWRSLRESDDARYLGLTMPRFLARRPYGAKTNPVEEFDFEEDTAAADSSKFTWANAAYAMAVNINRSFKIYGWCSRIRGIESGGSVEGLPTHTFPTDDGGVDMKCPTEIAISDRREAELAKNGFMPLIHKKNSDFAAFIGAQSLQKPGTYDDPDATANANLAARLPYLFATCRFAHYLKCIVRDKIGSFKERDDMQNWLQSWILQYVDGDPQHSSEDVKARKPLAAAEVVVESVEGNPGYYTSKFFLRPHYQLEGLTVSLRLTSVLPSAKK; this comes from the coding sequence ATGGCCGAGCTAGAGCAAAGCAAAGAAGCCGCCGCCGGCGCCACCGGCGAGACCAGCGAGTTTGCCTCGCTGCTGCAAAAGCAGTTCAAGCCACAGTCGGATCGGGCGCGCGAAGAAGTTGAATCGGCCGTTCGCACCCTGGCCCAGCAAGCGCTGGAAAAGACCACCGTCATCGGTTCTGACGTCGTCGAGTCGATCAACGCCATGATCGCCGAGATCGACAAGAAGATGAGCCAGCAGATCAACGCCATCGTCCATCACCCGGACTTTCAGCAACTGGAAAGCGCCTGGCGTGGCCTGCATCACTTGGTGAACAACACCGAGACCGATGAAATGCTGAAGATCCGGGTCATGAACATCTCGAAGAAAGAGCTGCACAAGACCCTGCGCAAGTTCAAGGGCGCGGCCTGGGATCAAAGCCCGGTGTTCAAGCGCCTCTATGAAGAAGAGTTCGGCCAGCTGGGTGGCGAGCCCTACGGATGCTTGGTGGGCGATTACTACTTCGACCACAACGCGCCCGACGTCGAGCTCCTGGGCGAGGTGTCGAAGATCGCGGCGGCCATCCACGCGCCGTTCATCTCGGGCACCGCGCCGGGCTTGTTCCAGATGGAATCTTGGAGCGAGCTTTCCAACCCGCGCGACCTGACCAAGATCTTCAGCACACCGGAGTACGCCGGTTGGCGGTCGCTGCGCGAGTCGGACGACGCTCGCTATCTCGGCCTGACCATGCCGCGCTTTCTGGCCCGGCGCCCCTATGGCGCCAAGACCAACCCGGTCGAGGAGTTCGACTTCGAAGAGGACACGGCCGCCGCCGACAGCAGCAAGTTCACCTGGGCCAACGCGGCCTACGCCATGGCGGTGAACATCAACCGGTCGTTCAAGATCTACGGTTGGTGCTCGCGCATCCGCGGCATCGAATCAGGCGGCTCGGTCGAGGGATTGCCCACCCATACCTTCCCCACCGACGACGGCGGTGTGGACATGAAGTGCCCGACGGAGATCGCCATCAGCGATCGCCGCGAGGCCGAGCTGGCCAAGAACGGCTTCATGCCGCTCATTCACAAGAAGAACTCGGATTTCGCCGCGTTCATCGGCGCGCAGTCGCTGCAAAAACCGGGGACATACGACGACCCCGACGCCACCGCCAACGCCAACCTGGCCGCACGGTTGCCGTATCTGTTCGCGACCTGCCGCTTCGCGCACTATCTCAAGTGCATCGTTCGCGACAAGATCGGATCGTTCAAGGAACGCGATGACATGCAGAACTGGCTGCAGAGCTGGATCCTGCAGTACGTGGACGGCGATCCCCAGCACTCCAGCGAGGACGTCAAGGCGCGCAAGCCCCTGGCTGCCGCCGAGGTGGTTGTCGAGTCGGTCGAAGGGAACCCGGGGTATTACACCTCGAAGTTCTTCCTTCGTCCGCACTACCAGCTGGAAGGGCTGACCGTGTCGCTGCGCCTGACGTCGGTGCTGCCATCAGCGAAAAAGTAG
- the tssB gene encoding type VI secretion system contractile sheath small subunit → MSSSSQKFIARNRAPRVQIEYDVELYGAQKKVQLPFVMGVMSDLSGKPAEALPAVTDRKFLEISVDNFDERLKAMKPRVAFQVPNTLTGEGNLNLDITFENMDDFSPAAVARKVGALNQLLEARQQLTNLVTYMDGKSGAEELIGKVMRDPTLLKTLASAPKPEQPGDAPADKDGK, encoded by the coding sequence ATGAGCAGCAGCAGCCAAAAATTCATTGCGCGAAACAGAGCACCCCGGGTTCAGATCGAATATGACGTCGAGCTTTACGGCGCACAGAAGAAGGTCCAGCTGCCGTTCGTCATGGGCGTGATGTCCGACTTGTCGGGAAAACCCGCCGAGGCCTTGCCGGCCGTCACTGACCGAAAATTCTTGGAAATTTCGGTGGATAACTTCGACGAGCGGCTGAAGGCGATGAAGCCGCGGGTGGCTTTCCAGGTCCCCAACACGCTGACCGGCGAGGGGAATTTGAACCTGGATATCACGTTTGAAAATATGGACGACTTCTCCCCGGCCGCGGTGGCGCGGAAGGTGGGGGCGTTGAACCAACTTTTGGAAGCGCGTCAGCAACTGACCAACCTGGTCACTTATATGGATGGCAAGAGTGGGGCCGAGGAGCTCATCGGCAAGGTCATGCGCGATCCGACCCTGCTAAAAACTTTGGCCTCGGCGCCGAAACCTGAGCAACCCGGCGACGCCCCCGCCGATAAGGACGGCAAGTAG
- the tssA gene encoding type VI secretion system protein TssA, with product MATLVLDTILAPIAGADPCGSDLEYDVAFGELERLGQGKPEQQIGSTIVPAEEPDWKSVQRQALELLGRSKDLRVAAHLTKALLRTSGWNGFSQGLSVLRDFVDHQWPGIYPRLDPDDDNDPTMRVNILNSMADGETISGVRATVLVASRTLGRFTLKDLEIASGDALAAGTQGPTMASLDAAALDCDLGELQALAVAARAAGDALVALEASVAAQVGESSGVNYSKLLPLVRKASQFLGAKLALRAPAAAGAAMVDGVDAGNEGGGPVANRGGGLPGEIGSREDVIRALDKISAYYDRYEPSSPVPLFMARCKKLVMMSFIDIVRELVPEAVSQVEVLKGRTE from the coding sequence ATGGCTACCCTTGTCCTTGATACGATCCTCGCTCCCATCGCGGGGGCCGATCCGTGCGGCAGCGATCTTGAATACGACGTCGCGTTTGGCGAACTCGAACGTCTTGGACAAGGGAAACCAGAACAACAGATCGGCAGCACCATCGTACCCGCCGAGGAGCCCGACTGGAAATCGGTGCAGAGGCAGGCGCTGGAACTTCTGGGTCGCAGCAAAGATCTGCGCGTCGCCGCCCATCTGACCAAAGCGTTGCTGCGCACCAGCGGCTGGAACGGCTTTTCCCAGGGTCTGTCGGTGCTGCGCGATTTCGTCGACCACCAATGGCCGGGGATCTACCCGCGGCTCGATCCCGACGACGACAACGATCCGACCATGCGGGTGAACATCCTCAACAGCATGGCGGACGGCGAGACCATCTCCGGCGTGCGCGCCACGGTGTTGGTCGCGTCGCGGACTCTCGGTCGATTCACGCTGAAGGATCTGGAGATCGCCTCGGGCGACGCCCTCGCCGCCGGGACCCAAGGACCGACCATGGCGTCGCTGGACGCGGCGGCGCTGGATTGCGACCTCGGCGAATTGCAGGCCCTTGCCGTGGCCGCGCGCGCCGCTGGCGACGCGCTGGTCGCGCTGGAGGCGTCGGTGGCCGCGCAGGTCGGCGAGTCCAGCGGGGTGAACTACAGCAAGTTGTTGCCGTTGGTGCGCAAGGCCAGCCAATTTCTGGGCGCCAAGCTGGCGCTGCGCGCGCCGGCCGCCGCCGGCGCCGCGATGGTCGACGGCGTCGACGCCGGTAACGAAGGAGGTGGTCCCGTGGCAAACCGTGGTGGCGGCCTGCCCGGCGAGATCGGCTCGCGCGAGGATGTCATCCGCGCGCTGGACAAGATCTCCGCCTATTACGACCGGTACGAACCTTCCAGTCCCGTTCCGCTTTTCATGGCCCGCTGCAAGAAGCTGGTCATGATGAGCTTCATCGATATCGTCCGCGAGTTGGTCCCCGAAGCCGTTTCTCAGGTCGAGGTTCTGAAAGGGAGAACCGAATAG
- a CDS encoding FHA domain-containing protein, producing MKLEVKIKTPAGGPDKTLHFSQSPVRIGRNQLNDISLQDPFVSEWHGIIRFDQKSLAYFDLGSTNGTVLEGKRLTKNVAMELSDSSRLQLGLLELTAIRIDDEPPVPQPQPRRSQSGPHKTMAWGYTPPGPGAPGSVAPHGDGWTPGAPAPSGSIDVDLGLTPPPGANPLAAALRGASAASAPSGDAALLIRQGKLLEAFGEAFIGLRKGYEQFGAEVGVRTINGATPLHRARTRAELMDYLLAPGVDPEAAARDLIAIFADFGIHHIAMMEGVTESVRTLLQGLDPRANDLDDAAPRLFSGAKVRNQWKAYLERFEQIAADDNELHGAVFGEEFARAYASVTVGDDGGKRPEGDE from the coding sequence ATGAAGCTCGAGGTCAAAATCAAAACCCCCGCCGGGGGCCCGGACAAGACGTTGCACTTTTCGCAGTCACCCGTGCGCATCGGCCGGAACCAGTTGAACGACATCTCGCTGCAGGACCCGTTCGTCTCCGAATGGCACGGCATCATTCGTTTCGATCAGAAGAGCCTGGCGTACTTTGACCTCGGTTCGACCAACGGCACCGTGCTGGAAGGCAAGCGCCTGACCAAGAACGTGGCCATGGAGCTGTCCGACAGCTCGCGCCTGCAGCTGGGATTGCTGGAATTGACCGCCATCCGAATCGATGACGAACCGCCGGTGCCGCAACCGCAGCCGCGGCGGTCGCAAAGCGGCCCGCACAAGACCATGGCCTGGGGATACACGCCGCCCGGCCCCGGAGCGCCGGGTTCGGTCGCCCCGCACGGCGACGGCTGGACGCCGGGCGCCCCCGCGCCCAGCGGCAGCATTGATGTCGATCTCGGCCTCACCCCACCGCCCGGCGCCAATCCGCTCGCCGCGGCCTTGCGAGGCGCGTCCGCTGCCAGCGCGCCCAGCGGCGACGCTGCCCTGTTGATCCGTCAAGGCAAGCTGCTGGAGGCGTTCGGCGAAGCCTTCATCGGTCTGCGCAAAGGCTACGAACAGTTCGGCGCCGAGGTCGGCGTGCGCACCATCAACGGCGCCACGCCGCTGCACCGGGCCCGCACCCGCGCCGAGTTGATGGATTACTTGCTGGCGCCCGGCGTGGATCCGGAAGCGGCGGCGCGCGACCTCATCGCCATCTTCGCCGACTTCGGCATCCACCACATCGCCATGATGGAAGGCGTGACCGAGAGCGTGCGGACGTTGCTTCAAGGGTTGGATCCGCGCGCCAACGATCTGGACGACGCCGCCCCGCGCTTGTTCTCCGGCGCCAAGGTGCGAAACCAGTGGAAGGCGTACCTGGAGAGGTTCGAGCAGATCGCCGCCGACGACAACGAGCTGCACGGCGCCGTCTTCGGCGAGGAATTCGCCCGCGCCTACGCCAGTGTCACCGTCGGTGATGACGGCGGCAAACGCCCTGAAGGCGACGAGTGA
- a CDS encoding LON peptidase substrate-binding domain-containing protein, which yields MGSDFDAGPLAQDRSFQEALGRLPMFPLPNVVLFPHALLPLHIFEERYRAMARDVLAGQRFLAIGLITPGQDLDLVEKPSVLPVAGIGEVVMAHELVDGRFNLVVRGRARIRIEEELISDRPYRLISAASLPDLPTIDQRELRDADQSLRALVNHLAESIPEGGELLRQVVAAQETSSELVDVLAAALVVDSTQRQSLLETRDVLRRIERVSAEVVAMNGRISSSKTTN from the coding sequence TTGGGTAGCGACTTCGACGCCGGCCCGCTGGCGCAGGACCGCAGTTTTCAAGAGGCGCTGGGCCGGCTGCCCATGTTCCCGCTGCCGAACGTGGTGCTGTTTCCGCACGCGCTTTTGCCGCTGCACATCTTCGAAGAACGCTATCGGGCCATGGCCCGCGACGTGTTGGCAGGGCAAAGATTTCTGGCCATCGGCTTGATCACGCCCGGGCAGGATCTGGATCTGGTCGAAAAGCCGTCGGTGCTTCCGGTGGCCGGGATCGGCGAGGTGGTGATGGCACACGAGCTGGTCGACGGGCGCTTCAACCTGGTGGTTCGCGGCCGGGCCCGCATCCGCATCGAAGAAGAACTGATCTCCGATCGCCCGTATCGGTTGATCAGCGCCGCCTCGCTGCCCGATCTTCCCACCATCGACCAGCGCGAGCTGCGTGACGCCGACCAGTCACTGCGCGCGTTGGTCAATCACCTGGCCGAGTCCATCCCCGAAGGCGGCGAGCTTTTGCGCCAGGTGGTGGCGGCCCAAGAAACCTCGTCCGAGCTGGTCGACGTGCTGGCCGCGGCGCTTGTTGTCGATTCAACCCAACGCCAGTCGCTGCTGGAGACGCGCGACGTTCTTCGCCGCATCGAACGCGTTTCGGCCGAGGTAGTCGCGATGAACGGGCGGATCAGCTCTTCGAAGACAACGAACTAG